One Fusarium falciforme chromosome 1, complete sequence genomic window carries:
- a CDS encoding BZIP-type transcription factor MBZ1, with product MSASAQNNVDIDALLDLTEYENVSNYQSPSASVSPSATSKPTFTSPVTAAVSVPAATTTTQTLSGPSHNYDLYRQQTGFVPGALANTMAVNQTNNTGYQDFASLDYLSTFSPENDMFDFNTSPSQGTLGASDIDMDFESPADSQQFFTINPSNIEQDASLPSPPVLPTQTNNVGRLWPGAHSQAALAKAQAEQRHQQRLIQQQQQAQRQSPQAKSRGKAPQPTDPIVEQKITQLLNSMRAKPSMPDAQGQSPLTNLPRAKKDEDEMDEDERLLASEEGKKLSSKERRQLRNKVSARAFRSRRKEYISQLESEIANKVNENGDLRSQNRALVEENKRLTDLTRMLLSSSSFSNFLDTLSNNPAASTAPTPQLKVEPQQEQRQMPKDINPYNAQQSQQQQIGMAMIPEQNMDFSMLTLDNTYNFQPQVFVVDTPEVPTLDAAVLSGKTSNFVEPAFDSEDEKVDMPIIERPVEKPQVSEPVEAVPVDAEFESDPDFALFHNEPATTTEQPKELDTEGLSNVDIFGGIESEKVLSRLELVDASEEETTAALAMLRVERICASTEAVVSRLELLTLDM from the exons ATGTCGGCTTCGGCCCAGAACAACGTCGATATCGACGCCCTCCTCGATCTCACAGAGTACGAGAACGTCTCGAATTACCAGTCTCCTTCGGCCTCAGTCTCACCCTCAGCGACCTCGAAGCCTACCTTCACAAGCCCCGTCACCGCGGCCGTGTCAGTGCCCGCAGCTACCACAACCACACAGACCTTGAGTGGTCCCAGTCACAACTATGATCTGTACCGACAACAGACTGGCTTTGTGCCCGGTGCGCTCGCAAACACCATGGCGGTGAACCAGACCAACAACACTGGTTACCAGGACTTTGCCAGCCTCGACTATCTTTCCACCTTCAGCCCCGAGAACGACATGTTTGACTTCAACACGTCTCCTTCTCAAGGAACTCTGGGCGCTTCGGATATCGATATGGACTTTGAGTCCCCTGCCGATTCGCAGCAATTCTTCACCATCAATCCCAGCAACATCGAGCAGGATGCCAGCCTGCCATCGCCGCCTGTTCTGCCCACCCAGACCAACAATGTCGGCCGTCTCTGGCCCGGCGCCCACTCTCAGGCTGCCCTCGCCAAGGCTCAAGCTGAGCAGCGTCATCAGCAGCGTCtgatccagcagcagcaacaggctCAGCGACAGAGCCCCCAGGCCAAGTCCCGCGGCAAGGCTCCTCAGCCCACCGACCCCATTGTTGAGCAGAAGATCACTCAGCTCCTCAACTCGATGCGGGCCAAGCCCTCTATGCCTGACGCTCAGGGTCAGAGCCCCCTCACCAACCTCCCCCGcgccaagaaggacgaggatgagatggatgaggatgagcgACTCCTGGCCAGtgaggagggcaagaagctcagCAGCAAGGAGCGCCGTCAGCTTCGCAACAAGGTTTCCGCTCGTGCTTTCCGTTCCCGTAGAAAGG AATACATCTCTCAGCTCGAGAGTGAAATCGCCAACAAGGTCAACGAGAATGGTGATCTCCGATCCCAGAACCGGGCCCTTGTTGAGGAGAACAAGCGTCTCACCGACCTGACCCGCATGCTTCTgtcctcgtcttccttctccaactTCCTGGACACGCTCAGCAACAACCCTGCCGCCTCTACTGCCCCTACCCCTCAGCTCAAGGTCGAGCCCCAGCAGGAGCAGCGTCAGATGCCCAAGGACATCAACCCTTACAACGCCCAGCAgtcccagcagcagcagattgGCATGGCCATGATCCCTGAGCAGAACATGGACTTCTCCATGCTCACCCTAGACAACACCTACAACTTCCAGCCCCAGGTCTTTGTCGTCGACACCCCTGAGGTGCCCACTCTCGATGCCGCTGTCCTGTCCGGAAAAACGTCCAACTTTGTTGAGCCTGCCTTTGATtccgaggatgagaaggTCGACATGCCCATCATCGAGCGACCTGTCGAGAAGCCTCAGGTGTCTGAGCCTGTCGAGGCTGTCCCCGTCGACGCTGAGTTTGAGTCTGATCCCGATTTCGCCCTGTTCCACAACGAGCCTGCCACTACCACTGAGCAGCCCAAGGAGCTCGACACCGAGGGTCTGTCCAACGTCGACATCTTTGGTGGCATCGAATCGGAGAAGGTTCTCTCGCGACtggagcttgttgatgccagcgaggaggagaccACAGCTGCTCTGGCCATGCTTCGAGTGGAACGCATCTGCGCGAGCACCGAGGCCGTTGTGTCAAGGTTAGAGCTTCTCACCCTTGACATGTAA
- a CDS encoding Vacuolar protein sorting-associated protein 29 produces MAFLILVIGDLHIPDRALDIPAKFKKLLAPGKIGQTLCLGNLTDKHTYEYLRSISPDLKIVKGRYDVEATSLPLTQVVTHGSLRIGFLEGFTLVSNEPDLLLAEANKLDVDVLCWGGTHRFDAFEYMDKFFVNPGSATGAFPGSWSKDGEEPTPSFCLMDVQGISLTLYVYQLRKDDKGNENVAVEKVTYTKPVEPSGGSSS; encoded by the exons ATGGCTTTCCTCATTCTCGTTATAGGGGATCTTCACATCCCCGATAGGGCGCTTGACATTCCCGCCAAG ttcaagaagctcctcgccCCCGGCAAGATCGGCCAGACGCTCTGCCTCGGAAACCTGACCGACAAGCACACGTACGAGTACTTGCGATCGATCTCTCCGGACCTCAAGATCGTCAAAGGCCGCTATGACGTCGAGGCCACCTCCCTCCCCCTGACCCAGGTCGTCACCCACGGTAGCCTCCGCATTGGGTTCCTCGAGGGCTTCACTCTCGTCTCCAACGAGCCCGACCTGCTCCTTGCCGAGGCGAACAAGTTGGACGTGGATGTTCTGTGCTGGGGCGGCACTCACCGCTTCGATGCTTTCGAGTACATGGACAAGTTCTTCGTGAACCCAGGAAGCGCAACTGGCGCATTCCCTGGAAGCTggagcaaggacggcgaggagcCGACACCAAGCTTTTGCTTGATGGAT GTCCAGGGAATCTCCCTCACTCTCTACGTTTACCAATTACGAAAGGATGATAAGGGTAATGAGAATGTGGCGGTGGAGAAGGTGACATACACAAAGCCGGTTGAGCCATCAGGaggatcatcatcatga
- a CDS encoding DUF2293 domain-containing protein, translating to MGREKRGLPAAVAGGPKERHRRAQRSQYDPTAPVPQGFVAKPAIPKTKHHSYFEFVENKDKKKKKLEFQITTKNTPPPGFEFVPAGNPELTTACKELSRDKDAMIFIVSNAKDNTTNTLSHQVHRIGHHIRETIVEEARASLGHILDRTLPPTGGSPEPIPESQEEYDAQVDAALRDLFPRIPNTDRQMIIEHAFRRGTSSKTEKVGLSADITLARRVQLAVLAHIRHTHTRYDTLLRETTWQNARKVVEALCLDTLVKWRGDEESGRDQLDEILREVVVISDSEEESGEETDDSVEEVMPQPRSTLTNRLTSNISGQDGPGRRQSPRLNPGAKGPGPLTPAKQKAKVKKAKRKTSAERKGQRGFKRYQAWQEALERSRGEPAPAPQSPVARSLPYTHVPPPTGALALRDDEFPPASQLRIVPERAGPAPNENGYVGKPHHPPSNQFMNPGRESFSPVARKVKSPFNESSPVTRRPVSRITSRLQDMLVPSIEPASPEAMKPSFIRTVPPRPQAFRDELPFGSRIQHPSTVSSPLRGLNVRDDPTHISRPDRFAPEDRPYDGRLNGPGQAVLHREQDYAPRNGSRIVTAPLYRSDARPALHTPPAIAVSRRPYEEAPRPGDRDSPIVMEDRGGFYQRVPVRGDGTRLAAHDPGFVEYRRPTRETRRVEEPRPVSWHEGPRVLHDSRHGAGIEVIPITRAPPLEARPRPILVESRSAPYLPAASGPPSGSWRYVEREPQLVHHDAPSLEARLITSDYPGLRREPYREIRIEERPPEAFQQREPIPRHYGNQPPLAPNNGRTHPLHPRQPENVIVLE from the exons ATGGGGAGAGAAAAGCGCGGCCTACCCGCCGCCGTGGCAGGAGGCCCGAAGGAGAGGCATCGCCGAGCCCAGAGATCTCAGTATGATCCTACGGCGCCTGTACCACAAGGCTTTGTTGCCAAGCCAGCCATACCAAAGACAAAGCATCACTCGTACTTCGAGTTTGTGGAGAACAAagataagaagaagaagaagctcgagtTTCAG ATCACCACCAAAAACACTCCCCCCCCTGGTTTCGAATTTGTCCCTGCCGGCAATCCCGAACTAACAACAGCATGCAAAGAGCTGTCCCGCGATAAAGATGCCATGATCTTTATAGTTTCG AACGCAAAAGACAATACCACCAACACACTATCACATCAGGTCCATCGGATCGGTCATCATATCAGAGAAACGATTGTCGAGGAAGCCCGAGCTAGCTTAGGACACATCCTGGACCGCACGCTACCACCAACTGGTGGCTCGCCCGAGCCTATCCCAGAATCCCAGGAAGAGTATGATGCGCAGGTAGATGCCGCTTTGCGAGATCTATTCCCAAGGATCCCCAATACCGACCGCCAGATGATTATCGAACATGCTTTCAGACGG GGCACATCGTCCAAGACCGAAAAAGTAGGACTCTCAGCAGACATCACCCTTGCCCGACGGGTTCAACTTGCAGTGCTCGCCCATATCCGCCATACCCATACCAGGTATGACACTTTACTCAGAGAGACTACATGGCAGAACGCTCGCAAGGTCGTTGAGGCCTTGTGTTTGGATACACTCGTCAAGTGGCGAGGAGATGAGGAGAGTGGCCGGGACCAGCTGGATGAGATCTTGCGGGAAGTCGTCGTCATATCCGACTCGGAGGAGGAGTCCGGCGAGGAGACTGATGATTCGGTCGAAGAGGTCATGCCTCAGCCTCGATCTACTCTGACAAACAGACTCACAAGCAACATCtctggccaagatggccCTGGTCGTCGCCAATCTCCCAGACTCAACCCGGGCGCCAAAGGCCCCGGCCCCCTTACTCCAGCCAAACAGAAGGCCAAGGTTAAGAAAGCCAAGCGAAAGACTTCGGCAGAGAGAAAAGGCCAACGCGGTTTCAAGAGATATCAAGCCTGGCAAGAAGCCCTTGAACGCTCCCGCGGAGAACCGGCCCCAGCTCCCCAATCCCCCGTGGCACGAAGCCTCCCATATACACATGTTCCGCCACCCACAGGAGCTCTTGCGCTCAGAGATGATGAGTTCCCGCCCGCTTCCCAGCTTAGGATTGTTCCGGAAAGGGCCGGGCCTGCGCCAAACGAGAATGGCTATGTCGGGAAACCGCACCATCCTCCGAGTAACCAGTTCATGAACCCTGGACGTGAGTCCTTTTCTCCGGTTGCACGCAAGGTAAAGTCTCCCTTCAATGAGTCATCACCTGTCACACGTCGACCGGTGTCGAGGATTACCAGCCGCTTGCAAGATATGCTGGTGCCATCCATTGAGCCAGCATCTCCCGAAGCCATGAAGCCTTCTTTTATACGTACAGTGCCGCCCAGACCCCAGGCATTCAGGGATGAGCTCCCTTTTGGTTCCAGGATACAACATCCATCCACAGTTTCCTCTCCATTGCGTGGCCTCAATGTGAGAGATGACCCAACTCACATATCCCGCCCTGATCGCTTCGCCCCTGAGGACAGACCCTACGATGGGCGTCTCAATGGTCCTGGACAAGCCGTGCTACATCGCGAACAGGACTATGCCCCTCGCAATGGAAGCCGTATTGTTACTGCCCCCTTGTATCGCTCTGACGCGAGGCCAGCACTACACACCCCTCCGGCCATTGCTGTAAGTCGACGGCCTTATGAGGAGGCCCCAAGACCAGGAGATCGCGATTCCCCGATCGTTATGGAAGATCGTGGCGGGTTCTACCAACGGGTCCCAGTCCGTGGAGATGGAACCCGCCTAGCGGCCCATGATCCAGGATTTGTCGAGTATAGACGGCCTACTCGTGAGACTCGGAGGGTTGAGGAGCCTCGACCTGTTTCCTGGCACGAGGGGCCACGAGTCTTGCATGATAGTCGACACGGCGCGGGGATTGAGGTCATTCCCATCACTCGCGCTCCTCCGTTGGAGGCCCGACCACGCCCTATTTTGGTAGAGTCTCGTTCTGCGCCGTATctgccagcagcctcaggACCCCCCTCTGGTTCTTGGAGATATGTTGAGCGAGAACCCCAACTTGTTCATCATGACGCACCCAGCTTGGAGGCTCGTCTTATAACGAGTGATTACCCAGGACTGAGGCGCGAACCGTATCGAGAGAT TCGGATTGAAGAACGACCCCCGGAGGCTTTCCAGCAACGAGAGCCGATACCGCGACATTACGGGAATCAACCACCACTTGCACCCAATAATGGACGGACGCACCCTCTACACCCACGGCAACCCGAGAACGTCATTGTTCTCGAGTGA
- a CDS encoding DASH complex subunit DAD2, whose amino-acid sequence MSYPTRSFSGHMRNPSASATSSAGQSPALLARIEEKKAELENLRELRDLSAAVATQMEALEQKLSTLSDGTEAIAAVVGNWHNVLRAINMASSKLAKTAANAPAESQDETGPLPQTLVRIPTEHAPALQAQAEAAEAAAEEQAS is encoded by the exons ATGTCCTATCCTACGCGATCGTTTTCGGGCCATATGCGCAACCCGAGCGCCTCGGCTACATCCAGCGCCGGACAGTCGCCGGCTCTGTTGGCACGCATcgaagaaaagaaggccGAGCTCGAGAACCTGAGAGAGCTTCGAGATCTGAGTGCCGCGGTCGCAACACAAATGGAAGCTCTTGAGCAGAAGCTATCGACGCTATCTGATGGAACGGAGG CTATTGCGGCGGTTGTTGGAAATTGGCATAACGTGCTACGTGCCATCAACATGGCTTCTT CCAAACTTGCAAAGACGGCAGCCAATGCTCCCGCCGAGTCTCAAGACGAAACAGGGCCGCTTCCCCAGACTCTAGTACGAATTCCGACAGAACATGCACCAGCATTGCAGGCGCAGGCCGAAGCTgccgaggccgccgccgaggaacAAGCGTCATAA